A part of Desulfomicrobium baculatum DSM 4028 genomic DNA contains:
- the queD gene encoding 6-carboxytetrahydropterin synthase QueD: MTQGQWRLRVSSDFSSSHQLRHYEGKCENMHGHNFTVEVDVVGESLDPKLGILMDFKALKRLLKEVTDELDHRHLNDLPDFAEQNPSSELLARFVFLRMKNLLAPYPVRLTEVMVSEKASSRAYYSEVQG; this comes from the coding sequence ATGACACAAGGGCAATGGCGGCTTCGGGTGAGCTCGGATTTCAGCTCTTCGCATCAGCTGCGGCATTACGAAGGCAAGTGCGAGAACATGCACGGCCACAATTTCACGGTGGAGGTTGATGTGGTCGGCGAGAGCCTTGACCCGAAGCTCGGCATCCTCATGGATTTCAAGGCGCTCAAGCGTCTGCTCAAAGAGGTGACCGACGAACTCGATCACCGGCATCTGAACGACCTGCCGGATTTCGCCGAACAGAATCCCTCTTCCGAACTGCTAGCCCGCTTCGTGTTCCTGCGCATGAAGAACCTCCTGGCCCCGTACCCGGTCCGCCTGACGGAGGTCATGGTTTCGGAAAAGGCGAGTTCCAGAGCCTATTACTCGGAAGTGCAGGGCTGA
- the dtd gene encoding D-aminoacyl-tRNA deacylase — translation MRAVLQRVRSASVSVKGRTVGEIGPGIAVLLGFGGSDDPDMVGGPVWNKFMQKLLGLRLFPDAGGPINASLADHGGAVLVVSQFTLYADVRKGRRPSFSKAAQPEAALTLYTSFVADLRRQWPLVAEGEFGADMDVSLVNWGPVTIWLDSDEF, via the coding sequence ATGCGGGCGGTCCTGCAGCGGGTGCGCTCGGCTTCCGTTTCCGTCAAGGGCCGCACGGTGGGCGAGATCGGACCGGGCATCGCCGTGCTGCTCGGCTTCGGCGGCAGTGACGATCCGGACATGGTCGGCGGACCGGTCTGGAACAAATTCATGCAGAAGCTCCTTGGCCTGCGGCTTTTTCCCGACGCTGGCGGTCCCATCAACGCGAGCCTGGCCGATCACGGCGGCGCCGTCCTGGTGGTCTCGCAGTTCACTCTCTATGCCGATGTCAGAAAGGGCCGTCGCCCCTCCTTTTCAAAAGCCGCCCAGCCCGAGGCCGCCTTGACCCTGTACACGTCCTTTGTGGCCGATTTGCGTCGGCAGTGGCCGCTGGTGGCCGAGGGCGAATTCGGCGCGGACATGGACGTGTCCCTGGTCAATTGGGGGCCGGTGACCATCTGGCTGGACAGCGACGAATTCTAG
- a CDS encoding CgeB family protein — translation MVWSEAMTAETDYSAERIQLPDGSVDVRVLREGRVQHLGGKRGAENELRRTADIPVNGVLPVFLGSGLGVGLADVLAKVAGPVAVVDAEPSIGLLTGVLQKWKGDPRVFWIVEADPAVALDHLTRWQIRHGGLPFAPVRDPFYARLRPALYRDLADRLELSRKVDFWSRARYPKFRSSVPRVLLLTSSYFLMGELEAAFARLGYATSLVQLPSQEVGSQEFVESILSEILAFRPDFVLTINHLGVDKEGILTALLARMELPLASWFVDNPHLILYVYENLASDWVTLFTWDVDNIESLKAQGFSRVHYLPLATDPHRFAYAPDTTFKRDVAFVGNSMLYKVHAKLRHYDFPPALLRDFEDLGQAFMESGSLSVKRFLEEERLGHLAAFQALPDVDTRLAFETLITWQATLLYRLRRVRELLPFNPLLVGDPGWRELLPEGGWTYHRELNYYADLPGFYPATRINFNCTSQQMKGAVNQRVFDVPVCGGFLLTDHRRQMEALFEPGREIVCYQEPGEIAGLVRHYLRLDGERKKITQAARSRILAEHTYDLRLKSLVRTMRSIYG, via the coding sequence GTGGTGTGGTCTGAAGCCATGACCGCCGAAACAGACTACTCCGCCGAACGCATCCAGTTGCCCGACGGGTCCGTGGATGTGCGCGTCCTGCGCGAAGGCCGCGTTCAGCACCTGGGCGGCAAGCGCGGAGCCGAGAACGAATTGCGCCGGACGGCGGATATTCCTGTCAACGGCGTTTTGCCCGTCTTTCTGGGCTCCGGGCTGGGAGTTGGCCTGGCCGACGTGCTGGCCAAGGTCGCGGGCCCGGTGGCCGTGGTCGATGCCGAACCATCCATCGGCCTGTTGACCGGAGTGCTTCAGAAATGGAAGGGCGATCCCCGCGTGTTCTGGATAGTCGAGGCCGATCCGGCTGTTGCCCTGGATCACTTGACCCGCTGGCAGATCCGGCACGGCGGCCTGCCTTTCGCGCCGGTGCGCGATCCGTTTTACGCCCGCTTGCGGCCCGCTCTGTATCGCGATCTGGCCGACCGCCTGGAGCTCAGCCGCAAGGTCGATTTCTGGAGCCGGGCGCGTTATCCCAAGTTCCGCTCCAGCGTCCCGCGCGTGCTGCTCCTGACCAGCTCCTATTTTCTGATGGGCGAGCTTGAGGCCGCCTTCGCCCGCCTGGGCTACGCGACCTCGCTGGTGCAGCTGCCCAGCCAGGAAGTGGGCAGCCAGGAATTCGTCGAATCCATTCTTTCGGAAATTCTGGCTTTCCGTCCGGACTTCGTGCTGACCATCAATCATCTCGGCGTTGACAAGGAGGGCATCCTGACCGCGCTTCTGGCGCGCATGGAGCTGCCCCTGGCGTCCTGGTTCGTCGATAATCCGCACCTCATCCTCTACGTCTACGAGAATCTGGCCTCGGATTGGGTCACGCTTTTCACCTGGGACGTGGACAACATCGAGTCGCTCAAAGCGCAGGGCTTTTCCCGCGTTCATTACCTGCCCCTGGCCACGGACCCGCACCGTTTCGCCTACGCGCCGGACACGACCTTTAAGCGCGATGTCGCCTTTGTCGGCAACTCCATGCTGTACAAGGTGCACGCCAAATTGCGGCATTACGACTTTCCCCCAGCCCTGCTTCGGGACTTCGAAGATCTCGGGCAGGCCTTCATGGAGAGTGGAAGCCTGTCCGTGAAGCGTTTTCTGGAAGAGGAACGGCTGGGGCATCTGGCGGCCTTCCAGGCGCTGCCCGATGTGGATACCCGGCTCGCCTTCGAGACCCTGATCACCTGGCAGGCGACCCTCCTGTACCGCTTGCGGCGGGTTCGCGAGCTCCTGCCCTTCAATCCCCTGCTGGTCGGCGATCCGGGCTGGCGCGAGCTCCTGCCCGAGGGGGGCTGGACCTATCACCGCGAACTGAACTACTACGCGGACCTGCCCGGATTTTATCCGGCCACGCGCATCAATTTCAACTGCACCAGCCAGCAGATGAAGGGCGCGGTCAACCAGCGCGTCTTCGACGTGCCGGTCTGCGGCGGTTTTCTGCTCACGGACCACCGGCGGCAGATGGAGGCGCTTTTCGAGCCGGGCCGGGAGATCGTCTGCTATCAGGAGCCGGGCGAGATCGCGGGACTGGTCCGCCATTACCTCCGCCTCGACGGCGAGCGGAAAAAGATCACCCAGGCCGCACGTTCCCGCATTCTGGCCGAACACACCTACGACCTGCGCTTAAAGTCCCTGGTGCGGACCATGCGCTCCATCTACGGGTAG